gtttgtgcgtcCGCTAAGCACGATTCATAGCCGCAGGTTGGCATATTATCGGTCAGTTATCAATTGTCATTGTTTCTTTTCATGCAGACATTGTAGTTGTTGCCATCATATAGAAATGTGCTTCAGTAGCCCTAGCAGGGCAATagttttctgttgttgtagcaGTAACAGACTCGAAAGAGGGGAAAGACATATGGCGGGAAACAGCCTGTCCCTCATCAGAGGAAAGTGTGTAAATACACTCATCCAAATCTGCAGTCCAGCATTTTTCCATGATCAAATTTACTCCTTAACTGGACCTACTGTTTCGCTTCGACTTTTCACGTCAACATTTCTATTTTGGGTTTGAATGAATCCTGGCCACGGTTatattggaaccatcagtcagTCCCAGTTTTCATAACCGTCCGTCAGCACCATTTTAATTGAATTATATTGTATTGTTAGGCAGGTTAAACCAGACAGAACCTGCATTAGGTTGGATGCCAAGTTATCATACACACATATCTAGCTCTCCCTGCCCAAGCTATGTTCGAACCCTatcccaaatgttttttgtactaCCACTGCTGGTCTCTTGGCCTTCCTAGTCCTACAGAATGGCATCTTCCAATGCCCATTCAATGGTCTTCCCTTTAACTTACAATACTGCACAACGTTTAcattcaggtgcctaagacttttgcacagtattgTATTGCACAGACTGCTTATATTTTTAGTACTTAATTGAGGGAAATTTAATGACTGTCACTGCTttgtgtggttgttccacctagTTATCCCTATGGATAAGGGTGCctgctaaatgattaaaatgtgacATTCTGCTTCAAACAAATTGAATGCTGTCCTTATGTTAAAAGTAAATGAATTCACTTTTGGATGGTAGGCCACTTATTGAATTTATACACTGAAGCAAAATTGAAgcaaaatttgtttttattattacattttctttcttaaaaaatctaatctagttTCAGCATAGGAGGAAGCCACGGAAAACCCAACACAGATGATAACAATCAAGTCTAAGAGACAGAGCGGACATACTCCAACATCTCACAAATAACAGTgcttcaaaatgaaaatgttggccAGACCTGTAGATGTGTCTAGAAGCAAGAGAATCCAGTAACCCCCAACCACAGAGGTCAGTCAATGCAGTCATTCATCCACCAACACCAAAGAATGTTTTGATATTGacctcctaaccctaaaccctaaagAGCATGGATTGTCGTAACTTTGCATCTCATTACTTTGTACTGTACAACATTCAGATTATCAGTGCATACACAGAGAGCCGTTTGGATGACATAAGAAAGACGCTCTGTTCTAATAAGTTCTAAAAGTTATATCAAACGTAGCATTAAAGCTTTACCTGTGGAGTGGTGGGTTGGTGTATTCGTGTTAGTGCTCGGGATCAGTACAGGTTTACTTACAAAAGGATGAACGTAATCTTCAATCTGCAGGCTACTGAGGATATTCAGAGATCCTGAGGCCTCATGTTCTTAAAGTGGGCCATCTAATAAAAATAGCACAGAAACCGGTCTGACCAAAAGCAAGGAGTGGAGCACCACAGTTAAAAGAAAATAGTCCTGGGGAAAACAGCAGCATCGAATCACAATTTGTGCCACAAAATGGCTATACTAAAACAAGTCAGAATTGAACGAGACCAAATTAGCTGTACAGGATTGGGTGAATCTAACCAACTCCTTGCTACTGCTTGACTGTTAATTAATGAATGCTAAAGGTATGTCCACTGTAAAAGGGAAGAACCAAAGTTGTACAATGCAATGATTAAAAATGACAAGAATGTCAACAAAACAATGATAATTTGCGTCTGGGCAAACAACTTTGCGTCCACAACAGAGAAGAATATCATCAACGCTACAATGATTTGATGTAATGGttgaaaatggaaagaaatgtCAGCTTTTCAGAAGTAAAAAATTAACCGACGTGAGCTTCCtgttatttcatttaatatacTTTGTATATTTCCCTcgttttgcaaataataataaaattgtgCCTTTTTATACAGAATTTAGaaattcacaaaataaatacatttgtggcCTTAAATTGAATCTCAGTTGTATATATATTCCATTTCATATAAACAGGTTTCAAAGCCTTATTGGGAAGGATTCTAGTAAAATATCTTTCCTTTatcctctactctctctctctttctctctctctctctctgcatcaaGTCTACAGCTATATACAAACAGGTTTGTGATTGGACTGTCCAAGGAGACAGAAATGCCATTTCCATAGTAACACATCGCTATAAGGCCAGGAATAATGAAGGGAAAAGCAAACCTTATCGACATTGTGAGAATAACGGAGGGATGTGAAGGAAAATCTGGAAGTCACATTCCTTGGAGTCAAAACAAACTGaaccattattttttttccctcacaaaTACTTTTCCAACTGTTCCACCTTTCCATATAAGGCACTCTGCAGTTAATGTCTGCAAGCTACATTTCCATCATTTGTCCTAAGAATGTAAGTTGGGTGAATATTGTGTAGCATTTACACATTTTCCATTAGTCAAATCTGATTTCACTGAATTCTCCCACAATTTTTTGGTTGTCTGCTTTTGTCTCCACTAGTATTGACACAAGTCTGATAAGATATACACTACAATTTGGTAAAGAATGTACTAGTATAACTGGCACGTGTGGTGTGGGAGGATCCCCGATTATCCAATGGCTGTTCTCCTGGTGGGGTCAAGTTTGGGAAGGGGCTGGATTGCAGACAGTAGAAAGGTAGGTAGGTAGATCGTTGGACAGGCTTGCATTCTTATCACTGAAGCCTTCAACAATGTATTATGCAATCCCTTGACATTCAAATTTAGCCAGGTGATGAAAACAACTGTGGGTGAACCCCATAAAACTCCTGCAGGGGCCAACATTCCGTCCTGCAGGGGCCAACATGTTTTCCGGTCCACGTTTCAAAATCCATCACTTTCCAAAATCCAATTTTCCTTGGGATAAGTCAACAGATAGTTCGTTGAGAAGTCTTTTTTATGTTGAGTCCATAATCCAGCTTTGGAGCTACAGGTCTACTAGGCCTCTGCGGGCTCCGACTTAATGAATGAGGCCGACAGGTGTGCGGTGATCTCCGGCAACTCCTGGAGCCCTTTGACCATGTGTTCCGGCTGCAGGGCCATCTCCCCGCGcacctccagctcctccacagGGGTCAGGCCCTCGCTGGGGCTGCTTCCCTGGGCAAAGTGTCCATTCACCGGGGACTCGCTGCCACTCTCCCCCTGGCTCTGGCCAAGGCTTTGGTTGGTCCCGATGATCACAGTCCTGTAGGTGAGCTCCGCTTCCCcagcctccatctcctccttccCAAACGACGGGTCCCCGTTCACCAGCGCCTGCAAGTAGTAGGGGTCCAGCATTTCCTCCTTGATGCCGTGCAGACCATGGAAGAACTCCCCCCCACTGGATGACTTGAGGACCGTAGCGATGACCGTGCCCGGTTGCTGGGCCACCACGGGCTGACCGGTGGCCGCGTTGAGGGTGACCAGGCGGGTGAGGCCGTTGGGAGAGGCCGCGGTGGAGCTGATGACCCCCGTGGTGGGGGCGGTGGAGCACAGGCTGCTGACGAGGTACTGGGAATGGTGGTGCTGGTTTTGGTGGTCCTGGAGGCCGCCCGTCCCGGTGGCCAGCGAGGCCGTCTGGATGGTGAGCACGTCCTTGCCCCCCGCAGTGGTGGAGGGGACAGTGTGGAGGATGACCCTGGGCGGGGAGGAGTGGCTGGAGGTGTCGCCGTTGGACATCAGGGGCTGCAGCTGGCCCGACGACGTCAGGACCATGTTGACAGAGGTAGGTATGTTGATAGccctggggagagagaggcgaTCGGGGCGGTCAATTGATCCATTCAACGCTTTTCTAAAACCCATTGTTATGTCCGCAGTTGACTCAGTGCTCTACAATCACGTTCAGACTACACTGGGGACACAGAATTAGATCTGTTTACTCTGGTACGATCTCGTATAAATACAATAGCTTCTCTTAAGGTACATAAGTTCCATTCTCTTTTGAAATCATTTTAGAATCCACTGCTTCCAACACGCATATGAACATGAACATTCGCAATAATGTGGTCGCAAGGTGATATGACACAAGCTTTCCGAGCGGCAACGGCGACTCTAACTGACCGTAATTACAATACATGCTGCAACACACTGTTGGTTATGTCGTTAGGCCTTCAGAGTATCAGAGAACATCTGTAGAATAccacacacaaatacgtttCTGGAACGGAGAAATGGCTTTGTGTTTACGGACATGCGAGGACAAACCATGCGTGCGTTTGTCGTCGTGGTCATTCGTCCCTCACCTCAGAGTGTGCGTGGAGGCCGGCACGGCTGCCCCCTGGTTGGGCTGCAGAACGTGGACCGTCTGGATCATCTGTTCCGTCTGTTTACCGTTCACCTCGTGGTACACACCTACATCCATATCAATGGGCTCCCTCTTCACTTGCTTTACCGATATAGGATGTTGTCCGTGGCTTTTACCGTGACCCCCTCTGGGGCCTCCACGACCCCCCACTGCCCGGCTTTGGGGGTTGGGGCGCTGGCCCCCGTAATTCGGGCTCAGTTCGGGGCACGGGTCTTCGTCGTCGATCACCACCAGGTCTGGAGGCATCTCTTTAAACTGGTAGACCAGCCGCTGGCCTTCCACCTTGGCCAGGATACCGCGTTGGTAGTAATACCTtagagagaagagaagggaaCGTTGTGGTTGGGAGGACATTTCGTGGCACCGggtgacaaacaaaaacaagacctGAGGAAAGTGTCAGCTCTTTTCTTTGTGGGTTCTGAATGGAACATTCTCACTCAACCCCGCAAGCCAGCATTTTGAATGATCGTAAACGCGGCTTGAATAAGGTTCACCTTGAATAAGGTGCCACTGGAATAAATTATTGCTTCACTGCAATTTCTTTCAAGCCCTGGTTGCTGGTAAAGTTAACCTGAGAGACTTCACTTAAACTCATGGTAAAAAGGATGTCTGGGCCCTATGATAATTTTTGTGTGGTCTATTTTGTTTGGTTAACGTCCTCAGGATTCATTGGCCTGACACCCAGTACATCGCTGGCTGGATTCAAAAGGATTCTCAGTGCATTTCATTTAAAGCCATCAATGCTGTAATTCCATAATTCACAATGCACAGGCTAACGTTACCATTGCCTACAGCAAATTataggttaaataaataataattgtaatgtTTGTCTTAACCTCTGTTTAATCAAAGAAGTTGTCTACCGATGTGATTGACCTTCAGCCCACAAAACAAGGGAAACGTTGAGTTATTCATGAACTCGGGGATGCCACTATTTTGGTAGCAAACAGCAAAGTGTACGGTATAATGGCCATGTTGGGGTGGCAATGCTCCTCTCACCGTAAAGCCCTGCCCATGGTCTCGTAGTTCATGTCTGGTTTGTTCTTGTGTTTGCCCCACAGCTTCGACACTGCCTTGGAGTCGACCAGCTTGAAGATGCCCTTCTCCCTCTGGGTCCACTTGATGTATTTGGGACAGGTGTTTTTGTCCTGCAGCAGGGCCAGGAGGAACTCCCACAGGTAGATGGTGTTCCCTACACAGGGGTGGGATGGGGGAATTCCATGTTTTAACAAAAGCCCAACACATTACACGCAAGTTCGGGAACTCTGCTGCACCCGTCTACGATACATTCAGCACTGCTGAGGTTTTACTTCACTAGAAATACTTCGATCACAACATTCCAAACCAGCAACTGAAAATAATGCACTTGTCAATTTCATTGTGTCTGCCTATATGTGGTTGCATGTGTgtaactaacattgaaaaaggAATTAATTGGAAGGGGCACTGGCAGTAGATTCCTTGTTTGTGAAACAGTTAGGGCTA
The window above is part of the Esox lucius isolate fEsoLuc1 chromosome 4, fEsoLuc1.pri, whole genome shotgun sequence genome. Proteins encoded here:
- the elf1 gene encoding ETS-related transcription factor Elf-1 isoform X3 yields the protein MATAVQPSELVFEFANNGMDEINQLDDPSVFPAVIVEQVPAADLMQVYSGMEDDEVTNGIMVDTTLHVVEEPIMSRDVGLSETTVSGAEDSMETNEAAAALLNMESPNNILDEKRMIHTYGTMLESDYTYIPLRPEPNGCMDVSLDEETSSMDEIPQKSVSKPQRKTKVRKPRAVRPCSPITTPSLPLKKKSKEGKGNTIYLWEFLLALLQDKNTCPKYIKWTQREKGIFKLVDSKAVSKLWGKHKNKPDMNYETMGRALRYYYQRGILAKVEGQRLVYQFKEMPPDLVVIDDEDPCPELSPNYGGQRPNPQSRAVGGRGGPRGGHGKSHGQHPISVKQVKREPIDMDVGVYHEVNGKQTEQMIQTVHVLQPNQGAAVPASTHTLRAINIPTSVNMVLTSSGQLQPLMSNGDTSSHSSPPRVILHTVPSTTAGGKDVLTIQTASLATGTGGLQDHQNQHHHSQYLVSSLCSTAPTTGVISSTAASPNGLTRLVTLNAATGQPVVAQQPGTVIATVLKSSSGGEFFHGLHGIKEEMLDPYYLQALVNGDPSFGKEEMEAGEAELTYRTVIIGTNQSLGQSQGESGSESPVNGHFAQGSSPSEGLTPVEELEVRGEMALQPEHMVKGLQELPEITAHLSASFIKSEPAEA
- the elf1 gene encoding ETS-related transcription factor Elf-1 isoform X1, with amino-acid sequence MATAVQPSELVFEFANNGMDEINQLVSLCAQLDDPSVFPAVIVEQVPAADLMQVYSGMEDDEVTNGIMVDTTLHVVEEPIMSRDVGLSETTVSGAEDSMETNEAAAALLNMESPNNILDEKRMIHTYGTMLESDYTYIPLRPEPNGCMDVSLDEETSSMDEIPQKSVSKPQRKTKVRKPRAVRPCSPITTPSLPLKKKSKEGKGNTIYLWEFLLALLQDKNTCPKYIKWTQREKGIFKLVDSKAVSKLWGKHKNKPDMNYETMGRALRYYYQRGILAKVEGQRLVYQFKEMPPDLVVIDDEDPCPELSPNYGGQRPNPQSRAVGGRGGPRGGHGKSHGQHPISVKQVKREPIDMDVGVYHEVNGKQTEQMIQTVHVLQPNQGAAVPASTHTLRAINIPTSVNMVLTSSGQLQPLMSNGDTSSHSSPPRVILHTVPSTTAGGKDVLTIQTASLATGTGGLQDHQNQHHHSQYLVSSLCSTAPTTGVISSTAASPNGLTRLVTLNAATGQPVVAQQPGTVIATVLKSSSGGEFFHGLHGIKEEMLDPYYLQALVNGDPSFGKEEMEAGEAELTYRTVIIGTNQSLGQSQGESGSESPVNGHFAQGSSPSEGLTPVEELEVRGEMALQPEHMVKGLQELPEITAHLSASFIKSEPAEA
- the elf1 gene encoding ETS-related transcription factor Elf-1 isoform X2 — translated: MATAVQPSELVFEFANNGMDEINQVSLCAQLDDPSVFPAVIVEQVPAADLMQVYSGMEDDEVTNGIMVDTTLHVVEEPIMSRDVGLSETTVSGAEDSMETNEAAAALLNMESPNNILDEKRMIHTYGTMLESDYTYIPLRPEPNGCMDVSLDEETSSMDEIPQKSVSKPQRKTKVRKPRAVRPCSPITTPSLPLKKKSKEGKGNTIYLWEFLLALLQDKNTCPKYIKWTQREKGIFKLVDSKAVSKLWGKHKNKPDMNYETMGRALRYYYQRGILAKVEGQRLVYQFKEMPPDLVVIDDEDPCPELSPNYGGQRPNPQSRAVGGRGGPRGGHGKSHGQHPISVKQVKREPIDMDVGVYHEVNGKQTEQMIQTVHVLQPNQGAAVPASTHTLRAINIPTSVNMVLTSSGQLQPLMSNGDTSSHSSPPRVILHTVPSTTAGGKDVLTIQTASLATGTGGLQDHQNQHHHSQYLVSSLCSTAPTTGVISSTAASPNGLTRLVTLNAATGQPVVAQQPGTVIATVLKSSSGGEFFHGLHGIKEEMLDPYYLQALVNGDPSFGKEEMEAGEAELTYRTVIIGTNQSLGQSQGESGSESPVNGHFAQGSSPSEGLTPVEELEVRGEMALQPEHMVKGLQELPEITAHLSASFIKSEPAEA